TCTTGGTGCCGACCCTCTCGACGATGCGCTTGATGATGCcggtggtgccgatggtGTCGATCTCGCGGGCCTCGACGATCTCGAAGCCGCAGTAGCCGTCGTTGGCGTAGTCCGAGGGCCCGCTCAGCGTCGTGCGGATGCCGGCGTGGATGTTGGTGTCGTTGTGCAGCAGGCCCTCCATCGAGGCGTGGTAAAAGTAGGTGCCGTGGTTGATGGATGCGACCTCGGAGGGGGAGCCGCCGAACACCTTGGGCTTCCCTGGTTTTTGTGGAGATAAAAGTCAGTTGGTCACTTCGAGTCAAGAATGTAAACAAGATTGGGGAAACAGGACAAAGGAGACTGACAGGTGTCGAGATGGCTGTCAAAGTGAATGACAGACACGGGCCCGTACGCCCTGTTGATGGAGCGCAGCAGGGGCAGGGTGATGGTGTGGTCTCCACCGAGGGTGATGACCCTGGGGAGGGTCTTGGAGCGCAGAGCCGGGCCGGCCTTGTTTGCATTGGTAGCCGGGGCGCGGCTCAGGATCTGGTGGTGGCCCTCCTCAATCTGGCGGAGCGCCCAGGTGTTGTCGTATCTGTGGCAAACATGGAAATTGTGAGTATTTCGAACAGCCTGGAGACGTCATCTGTCATCTGTCATCTGGCTATCACCTACGATGTCACGGGAATGTCACCGCAGTCCAGGACCCTTGCCCAGCTGTTGAAGGGGTTGACTGCCAAGGGCACGTTGTATCCGCCGCTGCACTTGGTTAGCATGACTTTACAAGGAAAGGTGTCCAACACTCCAATACCATGCTTACTAGAGGTTGAGGCGACGAGAGCCCTGACGGATGCCCGATGGTCCGAAGCGAGCACCAGGACGGTACGAAGTACCAGTGTCGAATGGGGCGCCTGAATAGCAATTTCATGTCAGCCATTCGACGTTCCCGATCCGCATCACAGCCATGTGCTGGCTCCTTGCAAGCCGTACCGATGAAAGCAATGTCATAGTTGACGCTCGAGTCCTTCAAGCACGGCGCATAAGGCAGACGGCCGAAAGTCGTGATTCCGCTAAACACAGAGTCGGCCTGTCACACCaaacgaaaaaagaagacattAGCAAAACGATGTTTTCCCACTGGATTGTGGTTTGTCTCAAAGTGCTCCACGGACCTGAGTGCCTCCATCTCCAGGCAGAGTGTTGTACCAGACGGACTCGAGGGGACCGGCCAGGGGGACCTGCTTCTGGGTGTCGTGAGCGCTGGCAAGTGCGGCCCAGCCGAGGGCGAGCAGCGAAGCGTGGACCATGGTGACGCCGACCGAGAGGCTGGCAGAGTCTGCGCGAGCTGCGGCGGTGGCTGCCCAACCGAGAGCGAGTACAGTCGCGTGCATTGTGTTTGGTTTTTGTATATGGAGGATCTCAACAGTCTGTCAACTGGGTGCCCTTGGTCCAAAATCCAAATTAGAGAGATCAGAGGCGAGCGAATCTAATGTATTTACTTTTTGAGCAAGCGTCCCTGGGTAGGTATATACATCTATAGGTACATACGTCTACATATCATCATTGGTCTGATCTCGTGTACTTgatcccttttttctttttgcgatGTCGGAGCCGGCATCGCGCCGTCCATTGGACAATTGTGATGGGATGATTTTACAGAAAACACAGctatcccaaagaccccCTTTCAAATAACTTTTAGTCGGCTGCACTTTGCGCCCCCCTCTCGGACTCTGTTCGCTATCAGAAGGTTTCCATTGGTCTGTCGTATTCCCATTTTTGTTGCATTCCTCCAAGTTCTAGTTCGCCGATGTCACCATGGGAACCCGTGTCGTCCGATCCCGGATTTcgaaccacccccgccccgcGCCCGCCGAGCGGAAACATCGGGTGGGACGACGTCAGGGCCAATGCATCTCCGTTTCTTATCGTCCAGCACTGCAGTtgatccaaaaaaaaacaaaacccacTATGGGGGCCACAACTTGACTGATTTGTTTTTGTCTTGTCCTGCAAGCTGCAAGTGCTCCTCATGATGGGACAGCATACCATTGGTGCTTTGCTGATGGGGAACATCCAGTCCCCATATGCAATTTTTGTTTGGTCGAGTTTTCGCCTCCACACCGAGGAATCTTGCACCAAAGAAAACCACTTCGAGATCTGGAACATGACGACATGCATGCGCGGGATTTAGGgttggacttttttttttttttttttttttttttttttttttttttgtttttttcttagtCGGACTTTTTTCTCCCGCTTGTGCATCGAATCCCCTATCGTCTAGTTATCATTCGTCGGTCGACCGAGCAAGAGGCCAGTTGTTAAGTGATTCATAGTTATGACATTTGGAAATGCGTCAGGCCTCCCCCCTTTCGCATGTGTAAGCGCGCGGCGCCAGAGATATCGATCGTCTGAAGAAAAGACTGGACGAAGAAGAAACTGGTAATCTCGGCGGACCAAAGACCGGATTCGTTTATCCCTGTGAGTTCCGTTTGCATGGCGCGGAGGCTAAGGTTTAGCTTTTTGTTAGTCGCAGTTGCCCTGTACCGAAATCCCAAAAAACCTTTCAGAACTGTCTTTAGCAACACCTTCGAGCCATTTCCAGAACCAAAAATTCCAACATCAGCCGAAAAGGCCAAGGGACCGCAGCACCTTGACGGTTGACCTCTCGTACTGACTTTGGTACTTTTGTGATCTgttcacctttttttttgtgtcctCAGGATTTGCTGTGTCAACGCAAACTACAGCCATGCCGCCATCAATCTCTTCCAGGTCGGCAACGGCCCACGAGGAGGAAGCCATCGAGACCACGGCCCTCCTCccgcgccagcagcagcagcagcagcaccgctCCCGCGCCGAGTACGCAGCGTGGTTGCGAGAGATATGGTTCCTCACCAAGGCGTGCGTCCCCGTCATCCTGGCCTACATGCTGCAAAACAGCCTGCAGACCATCTCGGTGCTCATCGTCGGCCGCCTGTCGCCCGAGGCCCtctcggccgccgccttTGCCTACATGTTCGCCATGGCAACGGCGTGGCTGATCGCCCTGGGCGGCACCAGCGCCCTCGACACGCTCGCCTCGTCGTCCTTCACCCGCTCCCGGGACAAGACcagcctgggcctgctgctgcagcgcggcttcctggtgctgacggccttgtacgcggtggtggtggtggtgtggtgGTTCGCCGAGGACGTGTTCCGGGCGCTGGGCCAGCCCGAGGAGATCTGCGTCATGAGCGCCCGGTTCCTCAGGCTGCTGGCGCCGGGCGGGCTCGGCTACGTCTGGTTCGAGTGCATGAAGAAGTTTCTGCAGGCGCAGGCCATCTACCGCCCCGGCACGTACGCGCTGATGCTGACGTCGCCGCTCAACGCCCTGCTCAACTACCTCCTCATCTACAAGCTGGACATGGGCCTGGACGGCGCCCCCATCGCCACGGGCATCTCCTACTGgctttccttcttcttcctggTCGGCTATGCTGTCTTTGTCCAGGGCAGCGAGTGCTGGGGAGGGTTCGACCTGCGCCGCGCGGCCACCAACGTCGGCCCCTTTGCGCGCCTGGCCGCGCTGGGGGTCGTGCACGTCGGCACCGAGTGGTGGGCCTTTGAGATTGTGGCGCTGGCGGCGGGGAGGCTGGGCACGCTGCCGCTGGCGGCGCAGTCGGTCATCATGACGGCGGACCAGATCATCAACACCATCCCGTTCGGGCTCGGGGTGGCCGAGTCGGCGAGGTTGGGGAACCTGCTGGGCGCGGGCGACGTGCGAGGGGCGCGTCGCTCTGCGCACTCGGCGGCCATCTTGTCGGTGGTCTTTGGCACGACGCTGCTGGTGGTGTTGATGGCGGCTCGGCACAGGGTCGGGGCGCTCTTCAACGACGACGAGCAGGTCATCGCGCTCGTGGCCGAGGTGGTGCCGTACGTGGCGCTGTTCCAGATCGCCGACGGGCTCAACGGCAGCTGCGGCGGTGCGCTCAGGGGCATGGGCAGGCAGTGGGTCGGCGCCCTGGTCAACTGCGTGAGCTACTACGGAGGCGCGCTCCCCGGAGGCATCTACCTCGCCTTCAACGGATGGGGGctggcggggttgtggatgGGCCAGTGCGTGGCGCTGTCGCTGGTCGGAGTGCTGGAGTGGGTGATTGTGGGCATGAGCGACTGGCCCGAGGAGGTGCGCAGGGCGATTGACAGGTTACGGGACGACGAAGACGGTAATAAGAGTGTTGTCGAGGAGGAAGTGGTGGAGTGATGGAACTTGtattagactagactagaactagaactagatcaaAACTAGCCGCCAGATTCCCGATGCTTGGCTGCCTACGTAAACATTGAATTTGAAATTGTTGATAGGAATCGTATAATCGCTGCGATCGGTAAAAACAATATAACAAATTAAACGTCATCTAATCTCTATTTTCTAACTATTTACATGCTCGTTAAAATCGGTTGAAGATTTTTTTACGTATTATAAAATTACGTGGTTATATACGTGATTTTTTTATACGCATATCTGCCCATAAATTAACAcaaattattttttatattaattgCAAATATATTTTCCCATAAAACCGTAAATAATTGCTAATAAAATAACAAAGGAAAAATTAACCGCATTTGGGAAATTATGTAATTTTTAAACGTTGCAAACGAATACGCTGAAATAACCGTTCCCGGCTTTTTTTAAATAAtcctattattttccaatTATAATGGAAAAACCTTTTATTGTACGTAAACGGTTAATTTGttattaataattattataataaaaatatttaataaaaattttgtcacagacctgaaggacagccactgggctgtcgcttagtcatgacccctgtcacgtgaaggcgcgagggccgagcgcctcgcgcgcgtatatctacgcgaaatctctgcagtctccgatatgtagctcctcgagctacgtcttcgtcaacaaccacctgctaccctgtacctggaagactagatagccaatatactctgtcctgttacctgatcgcccgcacctacctgtccgccctgcctgcccgtgacaattACCGTTTATAACCGGGTTATATTTGCGaatttttggaaattttATTCCGTACTTAAAAATTATAAATAACGGTTTTATACGGTGTTTGCGAATTTTTGGTGGTTATACGTTATATTTATAAAACGTATAACGTATAACNNNNNNNNNNNNNNNNNNNNNNNNNNNNNNNNNNNNNNNNNNNNNNNNNNNNNNNNNNNNNNNNNNNNNNNNNNNNNNNNNNNNNNNNNNNNNNNNNNNNcgtatccggcgtctagtagctctatcaggtgtcttggcaataggggtttgttttggcggattatgggttgtaaccgggtggggcgggcaggtaaattgtgttctttcagtacgacttgtgtttggtgcttaagtcgttcatccccctcctcaggcatatcctctgacctcctggttagtgcgtcgggcttcgctccttgtttcccgggtcggtaggtgatacggaaattaaatcttgacaggaattcggcccatcgggcttgtcggcggttgagcattttcgtcgtcgtgaaatattccaggttgcggtggtccgtaattatttggaccggggacgacgtcccttcgagttccgggcgccattcttcaaaacagcggataatggctagcaattctttgtcgtaaatctcgtaattgcattcggtagctgtgtgttttttcgaaaagaacgcgacggggcggagtattccgtcgtcgccgtattgtgacaatattcccgcagaaacataatcggaagcgtcggtctccaggatcacatccttttcccaatcgaagtgcgccagtacgggggcttcggtaaactttctcttcagcagtcggaaggcggtttcgcaggcgctattccattcgaatgcgacgtctttcttggtcaatctcgtcaaaggggctacgatctttgagaaatctcggataaagcgccggtaaaagttgccaaaccccaaaaatgcttgtacgtcagtaagctttttgggtgtttgccagtccaggacagcggtgattttttcagggtccatttttacgccttcgacgccgaccagcaggcccaggaacttggtttccgtcacgaagaattcgcacttcgcggcgttggcgtatagcccggctttcctcagggcttccagtacgagtttcaaatgttcttcgtgttctgttcgggtgcggctataaatcaaaatgtcgtccaggtaggctgtacaaaatacgtctaagtattcgcgcagggagtcgtttatatatctctggaacgtcgcgggggctcccgttagcccgaaaggcatgactaggctctcgtataagccgaatctcgtgcggaatgccgtcaggtattcttccccctttttaatccgaatattgttaaaagcggaaacgatatcgattttcgagaagaatttcatgccggccaggttgttcagggtctctcggactagcggcagcgggtaacggtcttttacggtaatgttattcagcgcgcggtaatccacgcaaaacctcaaccctcctccctgcttcttcacgaacaaaacgggcgaggcgacggatgacgaactgggtctgataaacccttttttcaactctgcggtcagccattccttaagggctatcagctcttcgcgggacatggcgtacagggggccgaacggcggcgtttttccttctataagcgggatatggtggtcggacggtcggtgtgggggcagcttctcggcttcttgcggggaaaatacgtccgcgaattcccggattgtttcgggcagggtcggcccgttcctattttgggggtcggcggctaggacctcatcaatctgtttcaaggttacggcgtacagtcggcaggatcggcggcgggcgtacatgctcgcggcttgcagggagataggggcgatatccatttcgcggagggacggcggtcggtcagcctggtactgggggcggcttttttttggtacggcgtgtaaagctttaaccttctccggtttgtcgggcatattgcagtgtcggcggcaatagtcgctgtcaaacgtaataacgtgtgacgcgaatccaatcgttgggtcgtgctgctttagccaaggcattcctaacacaatggggtaatgggctagctgtgtaacgaaaaacagcgcgtttttctggatgtggtccttgattctcaattgtcctcggacataatgggtgcacttcccactttcggcggtccttccgtcgaatacttcgatgtcgaatgggtttcgcagcggatacatttgtagttggcgttcttcggcccatccttggtcgaggaagcattttccttccgcaccgcaatcggtgagggcataggttgggaggttttggccccccactgtcagttcggcaggcaggatcatcaggtcggatcgttggttatattcctcttcaacggggaacccgtgaacggcggcggcagagatgcggatcgccggcggtctatgcgcggccttggcggcctgggggcgacttatcccaggcgggctccgtttttcgaacttcggctgctggagcggctggcgtccgagccgcggcgggggtttttagggagtttggtttgtatttggcgcggggacctggacctggacctggatcgttcgattccggcctggtgcagccgcgtgcggcgggtatccggttctgggcatttggcaacaaaatgttcttgggatccacagcggtagcatagcatattttctttgcggttgtggcggcgttggctgcttaggtccatggggtcgttaaacggaaattccgcgtttggcttgggggcggcccgcggtatgtcggtttgggtccggggggccgcgcgcgcggggggcgctgcggtccgaggggtacgtgtctgtctgtttttatactgctggtgctggcggtagcggttatccaagctttgcaggtgtcgggtaaattcgtggtactggcgggatggggcggggttgtggaggagcatgtcctggagctcttccgatattccctggaatagaagaggggggagggcatcctccggcatttctccttccagagacaggcgttggaactccgacagatactcggcgaaatctacgttccgctgcttcagggcgtataatttgttttgtgcgttttggacgtggtcggggtccccgaatgcctcctctaggtattggaggagatccgtataatctccgaattggggtgtgcctccgaccattttgggcaggatcaggttgtacgctttaccggacagtcgaccggctacataaatcaggcgtgattcggggttggggaagcggtctttgtttgaggtcattttcccccggatttgggtggcgaagcggcggaggtcggagcgggcgcccgtaaatttatcggggtctggaagtcgttcagaaaggcgggcggaggcgggatgttcggaagcaggcggcggagtcgttcccataggagtaaccataaggggttcaacaggcgtgttggtagttggggcgggggtggttatgtgtaccgtgggtagcgttacggtccgaacttccttcagttcggaccgtgttttctctaattcggcgaaagcggcatcccgggaggttatggcggaggccttttccatggccatggccagaatgtcggcctgcgccttgtcgcggacacggtccgtttcggcgcgggcgcgttgggtctcggcttcctgcatttctaggcaggagttcaggcggacgttgctatcgtgcaatagttgcagcttttggtaggaatcggagatgtaagacacccattgttcagggtgtccttgtaggtgttcgatcagttcctcggtcgaatcggttaagatcgggggttgcagtgacgcaggcatcgcgggcacctaatgaaggagctacgtaatgtcacgggcaggcagggcggacaggtaggtgcgggcgatcaggtaacaggacagagtatattggctatctagtcttccaggtacggggtagcaggtggttgttgacgaagacgtagctcgaggagctacatatcggagactgcagagatttcgcgtagatatacgcgcgcgaggcgctcggccctcgcgccttcacgtgacaggggtcatgactaagcgacagcccagtggctgtccttcaggtctgtgacaataTTAACCGTTAAATTGTAATTTGTTTTCGATCGCGATTAATCGGCGGAATTGGTTATATAATTCCTCGAACGACTTTTTTTCGTATTTATAAACGTTATTTTAAATTTAAAAATTCTTTATATCGCCCGTATTATATTATTAACGAATTGGTATTTTAATTTGTAATTTAATTTTATAATTTTTTAATATCGTTATaatttattaaaaaaaaattccaaaATTTATTTAAATATTTTATCCGCGTTTTCGGCCAAATTGCGTAATAAATAAAACGTAATAAAATTCCAATTTAAATGGTATTATTGGCGTATTAGGTCGAAATTAAATCGTTTTTTCAAAATTAAATATATTTTCctaaatattttatttttatttatatatatttggaaatattcgtttatttttttttgatatCGACGGAAATATTATATATATTTGGGAAATTTCGATTTGCATTATTTAGCAAATATTTGCGAAATTAAATACCGTTTCGTCCAAAAAATTATATGGATTTTTTAaataattattatttttttcccaaatttatataaaaacttttaatataataaacgggaatattttgttaaatatatatataagcggtaaatttttatatataatagTATTTTGCGTTATAATTAAACGGTTATATATTTAATAAATTTTGTACGCGTTTAATtattttttataaatatttgCCCGTTCGTTCCAatatttgtttttattattttcgtTATACGTTCGTATATTTCCAAATAACTGTTTTCCGGAAACAATTAATTAATAACGGGTAtaattatattatatattggGGAAAAAACGAAATATAGGTTCGGGCTTTTAAAATTTTATTTTCGGAATTATATTAATTGGGTTAATATTGGTAATTATCGAATAACGATGGTTCGTatttttaataaaatatttgtTTAGATTATTATTTTGCGTAATTAccgtttggttttttttttgcaatttttataatatttacCAATTTCCGCCTTATTTTTCCGTATTTTCGGCCTGGTACCGTAATTTTATAATTTTGTAaataatttttaaaaatacgCGTATAATTTCGGTTGCAAttatcgaaaaaaaaaatttccAATTTTTAAATTTGTCGATATAATATTCCAATAGGaaatccctttttttttatattataaattttccaaaattataaattatttTAATAATCCATACGTTTTTTTAAATAATTGTTATTTTATTCGAatatttcgaaaaatttgcTGTAACGTTTTTTAACGTTACcaaatgtgaggatcaggcccccagacctaccctcagaatcacgactcggctctaccagccacgctgagccagggatcggacaagggtccacttactccggatttaagcgcgtctcttgagcgcgtcgttgattgtaatttctctcttctcttcagtttagaattttcgtcgatagcgcctaatacactgaggttctccaatgtatgcctggccgtgacataattCTAAACTCGCTATGatttgctggtgaagcaattaaaatatatcgttCAATCCCTTTATTCAATTATTCACTACGTCGGCTGTGCACGACGGTAAACTAGGCCACAGAAGACACCATTCGCGAAatcaatgtcgccgcgtaaaaattacggcccaccgattcgccaatcccaacgcgtgacaaacgcaaattcagcaaagccagataatttggcttcaagcactgctactcccaacaccgaaggttcggatcaaaacggagagattacagttgccccagtgagcccagagccagtagagcccgctcctaccagcgccaacacagagcctgaagagcccgttgagccccaatccgacacagagcaagatcagccagtcgacagcatcgaagttgacggatcgtacgagtacgagtcagtttctgagcacccaggagaggcgcgaagccctccccaccaaccttctgccaagacgtcagacggcaggaacgaaattccgaaatctccaagcagagcgccctcgcctgccGCCCAAATGAGAAGCGAAATGGCAGACGAAAGCGAAAGCACAACCGGCCAGGCTACCATCACTCAATcacagctgcaagatcttttggccaccattgcccaacttaaagaccagctcgccacccggagtaacaatgccacccgtcaaacccgcggtattacgcctttgaacagcgcTTTTGGAGGGGCTGAGTTTAAGCCCCATGGTATCGCTGCCCGGACAGCATTTAAGCCTTACGGAAGTAACCAAAATGCTAAAAACCCTGCCTACGACAGGACGGCACGTAAAGCCGGCATCGACCCCGGCATGTTTGATGGTAATAAGGATCGTTTTGATAAATGGATCACCAAAATCGCAGATAAATTTGTAGAGGACGACGAAACTTacaaaacagaaagaagCCGCATGGCGGTGATCAATTCCCTCACTGAAGGGCTTGCCAACGACCTTATCCAAGGCCGCTATGAATCCACCATTATGCCTTTCAGCAGCGCGGCCGAAATGGTCGCGACCCTAGCCGCTGTTTACCACGATGATAATCAAGCCTCCAAAGCCCGTGAGGAGCTTCGTCACTTGAAGTTTAGTCTGTCGGACAAGTCAACAGACATCCACCAGTTTATTGGCAAGGTTAACAGCCTAGCCGATAAAGCCAACATTGCCAAAACGGAACGCAAGTTGGTTCTCTATGAGCACGTTCCTGCCAGCCTGAACCCCCAGCTTCTCAGCCTATCCAAAGACCCAAATATCTCGTACGAGACCTTTGCCGGAGAAGTTGCGAATTCGGCGCTGGCCCAACAACGCGCTTGGGAGGAGCTCCGCGAGAACCGCAAAAAGAGGGAAGAGCGCCGTGAGCGTTCAGCCAGCGCCGAACGCAAACAGCGTCGACGCGAGAATCGC
The Pyricularia oryzae 70-15 chromosome 1, whole genome shotgun sequence DNA segment above includes these coding regions:
- a CDS encoding multidrug and toxin extrusion protein 1; this encodes MPPSISSRSATAHEEEAIETTALLPRQQQQQQHRSRAEYAAWLREIWFLTKACVPVILAYMLQNSLQTISVLIVGRLSPEALSAAAFAYMFAMATAWLIALGGTSALDTLASSSFTRSRDKTSLGLLLQRGFLVLTALYAVVVVVWWFAEDVFRALGQPEEICVMSARFLRLLAPGGLGYVWFECMKKFLQAQAIYRPGTYALMLTSPLNALLNYLLIYKLDMGLDGAPIATGISYWLSFFFLVGYAVFVQGSECWGGFDLRRAATNVGPFARLAALGVVHVGTEWWAFEIVALAAGRLGTLPLAAQSVIMTADQIINTIPFGLGVAESARLGNLLGAGDVRGARRSAHSAAILSVVFGTTLLVVLMAARHRVGALFNDDEQVIALVAEVVPYVALFQIADGLNGSCGGALRGMGRQWVGALVNCVSYYGGALPGGIYLAFNGWGLAGLWMGQCVALSLVGVLEWVIVGMSDWPEEVRRAIDRLRDDEDGNKSVVEEEVVE
- a CDS encoding agmatinase 1, whose amino-acid sequence is MHATVLALGWAATAAARADSASLSVGVTMVHASLLALGWAALASAHDTQKQVPLAGPLESVWYNTLPGDGGTQADSVFSGITTFGRLPYAPCLKDSSVNYDIAFIGAPFDTGTSYRPGARFGPSGIRQGSRRLNLYGGYNVPLAVNPFNSWARVLDCGDIPVTSYDNTWALRQIEEGHHQILSRAPATNANKAGPALRSKTLPRVITLGGDHTITLPLLRSINRAYGPVSVIHFDSHLDTWKPKVFGGSPSEVASINHGTYFYHASMEGLLHNDTNIHAGIRTTLSGPSDYANDGYCGFEIVEAREIDTIGTTGIIKRIVERVGTKNPVYLSIDIDTLDPAFAPATGTPETGGWSTRELRTILRGLEDLNLIAADIVEVAPAYDTNAEHTTMAAADVLYEVMSMMVKKGPLSNMIEEEAIGDL